One window of candidate division KSB1 bacterium genomic DNA carries:
- a CDS encoding TonB-dependent receptor: MNRRYGNTWLRRVSPRRKWTGIILVLLSVLALLSSPLAAQEAGTIMGTITDARSGQPLPGANVVVLGTQLGATTRPDGTFRIRITPGSYELQVSFIGYNRLREKVTVAAGETVTKNLALQENLIGLGEVVVTGTRQADRTVVESPVPIDVLTATEIRQTGLTETSQIIQMLVPSFNFPRPSIADGTDHVRPATLRGLGPDQVLVLVNGKRRHTTALVHVNGTIGRGTTSTDLNAIPAGAIERIEVLRDGAAAQYGSDAIAGVINIILKSDQQASFASTVGQTSENDGETVQAGANYGFQLGSSGFLHLSGEFRDHGLTNRSQPDRRQQYFSGDPRNNDPTLTNRINHRHGDADTRDGLLFMNASLPLSPKVTFYSFGGFSRRRGEATGFYRRALDDRTVRAIHPNGFLPEIHSTVYDASLSAGLRGTMGGWLWDLATVFGRNSFRFEVKNSNNVSMGTASPTEFYAGTLIFQQSTSTLDLSRQLDVGWSAPINLAMGAEFRYDNYQIEAGEEASYIDGKVPILDGPNAGRLAAVGAQVFPGFRPSDATNKSRNNVAVYLDAEHSPSARVTLSAAARYENYSDFGSTTNGKLALRFEPVENFALRGAVSTGFRAPSLGQSYFSSTATNFINGVPFEVKTFPVESPQAKALGAEPLKPEKSVNISAGFTLDPITNLSVTADFYRITIDDRIVFSENFTGTRIADLLRPFGASGGRFFTNAIDTRTQGVDVIVRYAFQFGRSTLRLTGAFNKNETEVTRVAPTPPQLQGFEETLFGRVERGRIEEGQPKDNINLMANYSLGSLGVMARTIRFGEVTSRNVNPANDQTFDAKWITDAEVSYNFWGKFTVGVGANNVFDVYPEQNIPANNFNGILIYNSISPFGFNGRYYYGRMSYRF; encoded by the coding sequence ATGAATCGACGTTATGGCAACACCTGGCTGAGGCGTGTGTCACCCCGGCGGAAGTGGACCGGAATAATTTTGGTGTTGTTGAGTGTGCTGGCACTGCTTTCGTCCCCTCTGGCAGCCCAGGAGGCGGGCACGATCATGGGCACGATCACCGATGCCCGCAGTGGACAACCCCTGCCCGGTGCCAACGTGGTTGTGCTGGGTACGCAATTGGGTGCCACCACCCGGCCGGACGGCACCTTTCGCATCAGGATTACTCCCGGCAGTTATGAATTGCAAGTGAGTTTCATCGGCTACAACCGCCTGCGCGAAAAAGTGACTGTGGCAGCAGGTGAGACGGTCACCAAAAACCTGGCCTTGCAGGAGAACCTGATCGGCCTGGGTGAGGTGGTGGTGACCGGTACGCGGCAGGCCGACCGCACGGTGGTGGAATCGCCGGTGCCGATTGACGTGCTGACCGCCACGGAAATTCGGCAAACAGGTTTGACCGAAACCAGCCAGATCATTCAGATGCTGGTGCCGTCCTTCAACTTCCCGCGGCCCTCGATCGCGGACGGCACGGATCACGTCCGGCCCGCCACCTTGCGCGGTTTGGGACCCGATCAGGTTCTGGTGCTGGTCAACGGCAAGCGGCGGCACACCACCGCCCTGGTCCATGTCAATGGCACCATCGGGCGCGGCACCACCAGCACGGATCTCAACGCGATCCCCGCCGGTGCGATTGAGCGCATCGAAGTTTTGCGCGACGGCGCGGCGGCGCAATATGGCTCCGATGCCATTGCCGGAGTGATCAACATCATCCTCAAATCCGACCAGCAGGCGAGCTTTGCCAGCACGGTGGGACAGACGAGTGAGAACGATGGCGAGACGGTGCAAGCCGGGGCCAACTATGGTTTTCAGCTCGGCAGCAGTGGTTTTCTGCATCTCAGCGGGGAATTCCGTGATCACGGCCTCACCAATCGTTCGCAGCCGGACAGGCGGCAGCAATATTTCAGCGGCGATCCGCGCAACAACGATCCCACACTCACCAACCGCATCAATCATCGCCACGGCGATGCTGATACGCGCGACGGGCTGCTGTTCATGAATGCTTCGCTGCCGCTTTCACCCAAAGTGACCTTCTATTCCTTCGGCGGTTTTTCGCGCCGCCGCGGTGAGGCCACCGGCTTCTATCGTCGCGCCCTGGATGACCGTACCGTGCGTGCCATTCACCCCAATGGTTTTCTGCCGGAAATTCACTCCACCGTGTACGATGCCTCGCTGAGCGCGGGGCTGCGCGGCACGATGGGCGGCTGGCTGTGGGATTTGGCCACCGTGTTTGGGCGCAACTCCTTCCGCTTCGAAGTGAAAAACAGCAACAATGTCTCGATGGGAACAGCCAGTCCCACGGAATTCTATGCCGGCACGCTCATCTTTCAGCAAAGCACGAGCACACTGGATCTCTCCCGCCAGCTCGACGTGGGATGGAGCGCTCCCATCAATTTGGCGATGGGCGCGGAATTCCGCTACGACAACTACCAAATCGAGGCCGGAGAGGAGGCCTCCTATATCGACGGCAAGGTGCCGATTTTGGACGGCCCCAATGCCGGCAGACTCGCGGCCGTTGGTGCGCAGGTCTTCCCCGGTTTCCGGCCTTCCGATGCCACCAATAAATCGCGTAACAACGTGGCGGTTTATCTCGATGCCGAGCACAGCCCCTCTGCCCGGGTGACGCTCAGCGCCGCCGCTCGCTATGAGAATTACAGCGATTTCGGCTCGACCACCAACGGCAAGCTGGCGCTGCGTTTCGAGCCGGTGGAAAACTTTGCCCTGCGCGGCGCGGTGAGTACCGGTTTCCGCGCGCCTTCGCTCGGCCAGTCGTATTTCTCCTCCACCGCCACCAACTTCATCAACGGTGTGCCGTTTGAAGTGAAGACCTTCCCGGTGGAAAGCCCGCAAGCCAAGGCGCTGGGTGCCGAACCGCTGAAACCGGAGAAGTCGGTGAACATAAGCGCCGGCTTCACGCTGGATCCGATTACGAACCTTTCCGTCACCGCGGATTTTTACCGCATCACCATCGATGATCGCATCGTGTTCTCGGAGAATTTCACCGGCACACGCATCGCTGATCTGCTGCGGCCATTCGGTGCCAGCGGCGGCCGCTTCTTCACCAACGCCATCGATACCAGAACCCAGGGCGTCGATGTCATCGTGCGTTATGCCTTTCAGTTCGGCCGCAGCACCCTGCGGTTGACCGGCGCCTTCAACAAGAATGAAACCGAAGTCACCCGCGTGGCACCCACTCCGCCACAACTGCAAGGCTTCGAAGAAACCCTGTTCGGCCGGGTGGAGCGTGGCCGCATCGAAGAAGGCCAGCCCAAGGACAACATCAATTTGATGGCGAACTACAGCCTGGGCAGCCTGGGCGTGATGGCGCGCACCATCCGCTTCGGTGAAGTCACCTCGCGCAATGTCAACCCCGCGAACGACCAGACATTTGATGCCAAGTGGATCACCGATGCCGAGGTCTCCTACAATTTCTGGGGAAAATTCACCGTCGGAGTCGGCGCCAACAATGTCTTTGACGTGTACCCCGAGCAAAACATCCCGGCCAACAACTTCAATGGCATCCTGATTTACAACAGTATTTCCCCCTTCGGTTTTAACGGCCGCTACTATTACGGCCGCATGTCGTATCGCTTCTGA
- a CDS encoding corrinoid protein, whose protein sequence is MEATSDLAKIVVLLQEGSVTPVCELTKKLLAQGVSPQIILNEGLIAGMALVGEKMRRNEMYLPEVLQSASVMKAAMAILQPHLLRSGVAPLGRVVLGTVKGDMHDIGKNLVGIMLRGAGFEVVDLGVNTPPEKFVDAIQTHSPGVVGMSAMLTTTMLQMKKTIAAVAAAQLRTKVKIVIGGAPVSQRFADEIGADGYARDAVTAVECVKALLARTGG, encoded by the coding sequence ATGGAGGCAACCAGTGATCTCGCAAAAATCGTCGTGCTGCTGCAGGAAGGCAGCGTCACGCCGGTGTGCGAACTGACCAAAAAGTTGCTGGCGCAGGGCGTCTCCCCGCAAATCATCCTGAATGAAGGTCTGATTGCCGGTATGGCGCTGGTGGGTGAGAAAATGCGCCGCAACGAGATGTATCTGCCCGAGGTGTTGCAATCCGCCAGCGTGATGAAGGCGGCCATGGCAATCCTCCAGCCGCATCTGCTTCGCAGCGGCGTTGCACCGCTCGGCCGGGTTGTGCTCGGCACAGTGAAGGGTGACATGCACGACATCGGCAAAAACCTGGTCGGCATCATGCTGCGCGGTGCCGGCTTTGAGGTTGTCGATCTGGGCGTGAACACCCCGCCGGAAAAATTCGTGGACGCGATTCAAACCCATTCACCCGGAGTGGTCGGCATGTCCGCCATGCTCACCACCACCATGCTGCAGATGAAGAAAACCATCGCGGCCGTCGCCGCCGCACAATTGCGCACCAAGGTGAAGATTGTGATCGGTGGCGCCCCGGTTTCCCAGCGCTTCGCCGACGAGATCGGCGCCGACGGCTACGCCCGGGATGCAGTCACCGCCGTCGAGTGTGTCAAAGCATTGCTCGCACGAACCGGAGGATGA
- a CDS encoding uroporphyrinogen decarboxylase family protein encodes MTSRERIRAVFAGEKPDRVPLNVFAGWNPEVQMRMRSRHGSLAAFMERYHIDIATGVLPRFPFGGPARHAEIMDLDRYLELEPDDPQSPAILSTPCDEILAVTVQQALAAHEQQLAVFCHAWGVFELSQFLFERDGLPGTEQALLNMALEPEKSKRLFFKLAAWTADCVETAIKAGVDVIELSDDWGQQRTMLFSPAMWWDMVYPATKLIVERARDFQVPVLLHSDGDVTQILDGILALGVSGLHPVQESAGMSPRHVRDFFGKKVCLMGGLDTITALPVMNVEEIRCEVQRVFAMLKDDGGFIFSGSHMFQNDTDPAVIEAAYDRAYELAPY; translated from the coding sequence ATGACTTCCCGTGAACGCATCCGCGCCGTGTTCGCCGGCGAAAAGCCCGATCGCGTGCCCTTGAATGTCTTTGCCGGCTGGAATCCGGAAGTCCAGATGCGCATGCGCAGCCGTCACGGCAGTCTGGCGGCCTTCATGGAGCGTTATCATATCGATATCGCCACCGGCGTGCTGCCGCGCTTCCCGTTTGGCGGCCCGGCGCGCCATGCCGAAATCATGGACCTCGACCGTTATCTGGAGCTTGAGCCGGATGACCCGCAGTCGCCTGCCATTCTCAGCACGCCCTGTGACGAAATCCTCGCAGTCACCGTGCAGCAGGCGCTCGCGGCTCATGAACAGCAGCTCGCTGTTTTCTGTCACGCCTGGGGCGTGTTCGAGCTGTCGCAATTCCTGTTCGAACGGGACGGATTGCCCGGCACGGAACAAGCCCTGTTGAACATGGCGCTGGAGCCGGAAAAGTCGAAGCGTCTTTTCTTCAAGCTGGCGGCCTGGACGGCCGACTGTGTGGAAACCGCGATCAAGGCGGGCGTGGATGTCATCGAGCTCTCCGATGATTGGGGCCAGCAAAGAACCATGCTCTTCAGTCCAGCCATGTGGTGGGACATGGTTTATCCGGCAACGAAACTCATCGTGGAGCGTGCGCGGGATTTTCAGGTGCCGGTGCTGTTGCACAGTGACGGCGATGTCACGCAAATTTTGGACGGCATCCTTGCGCTCGGGGTGTCCGGCCTGCATCCTGTGCAGGAGTCGGCCGGCATGTCACCCCGGCACGTGCGTGATTTTTTCGGAAAAAAGGTCTGCCTCATGGGCGGACTGGATACGATCACCGCGCTGCCCGTGATGAATGTCGAAGAGATCCGCTGCGAGGTGCAGCGCGTTTTCGCCATGCTCAAAGACGATGGCGGTTTCATCTTCTCCGGCTCCCACATGTTTCAGAATGACACGGACCCGGCGGTGATCGAAGCGGCTTACGACCGCGCCTATGAGCTGGCGCCGTATTGA
- a CDS encoding transposase, giving the protein MWSRRRRVCPAARLALIKKYLASGLTQKQFCQREKLAYPTFLTWLRKYRAAESQAPNLRPAAPGFVPLQLEPTAHRAASCTLEFPNGVLVHFSGDIAVQLLTRLLCAAGVEP; this is encoded by the coding sequence ATGTGGTCTCGCAGACGGCGGGTGTGTCCCGCGGCGCGTCTTGCCCTCATCAAAAAGTATCTCGCCAGCGGTCTGACTCAGAAGCAATTCTGCCAGCGGGAAAAACTGGCTTACCCCACGTTTCTCACCTGGCTGCGAAAGTACCGCGCCGCTGAAAGCCAGGCCCCCAATTTGCGCCCTGCCGCCCCCGGCTTCGTTCCGCTCCAGCTTGAGCCGACCGCCCACCGCGCCGCGTCCTGCACCCTGGAGTTTCCCAACGGCGTGTTGGTCCATTTCTCGGGCGACATCGCTGTGCAATTGCTCACCCGCCTGTTGTGCGCCGCCGGAGTAGAGCCATGA
- the tnpB gene encoding IS66 family insertion sequence element accessory protein TnpB (TnpB, as the term is used for proteins encoded by IS66 family insertion elements, is considered an accessory protein, since TnpC, encoded by a neighboring gene, is a DDE family transposase.), translated as MIALSPGLRFYLYSQATDMRKSFDGLSGIVTSILARDPMSGEVYIFLNRRRDRMKLLLWDRTGFWLFYKRLEQGTFQLPDNFASHTSLELRYDELMLILEGIDLASVKRRRRYQRGQPSLEQ; from the coding sequence ATGATCGCACTCTCTCCCGGCCTGAGATTTTATCTCTATTCCCAAGCCACCGATATGCGCAAGAGCTTCGACGGCTTGTCCGGGATCGTCACTTCCATTTTGGCGCGTGACCCCATGAGCGGGGAAGTCTATATCTTTCTCAACCGCCGGCGCGATCGCATGAAGCTTCTCCTGTGGGATCGCACCGGCTTCTGGCTCTTCTACAAACGCCTGGAGCAGGGCACCTTTCAACTGCCCGACAATTTCGCCAGCCACACCTCTCTGGAGCTGCGCTACGACGAGTTGATGTTGATCCTGGAAGGCATCGATCTTGCTTCGGTCAAACGCCGTCGCCGTTATCAGCGTGGCCAGCCCTCGCTTGAGCAGTAA
- a CDS encoding IS66 family transposase has translation MTETARTLTYEELFIEYQRVKEELAQLKRLLFGQKRERFIPAANDQQLEIALHDDRQPAAPVATTTITYTRRQKKTSPVKLPSRNPLPAHLRREEIVIAPPEDTRTLKKIGEEITEELEYKPGELYVKRYIRPKYARPEGDGIVVAKLPSRPIEKGIAGPGLLAHILINKFVDHLPLYRQRQQFRRQGVEISGATMDGWVAGSCQWFVPLYDTQRRLIQQSSYLMADETPIPVLDRTKAGKTHLGYLWVYYDPLARLVLFDYRPGRDRAGPNELLKNFRGYLQIDGYDGYND, from the coding sequence ATGACAGAAACCGCGCGCACACTCACATACGAAGAGCTTTTTATTGAATATCAACGTGTAAAAGAGGAGCTCGCACAACTCAAGCGCCTGCTCTTCGGCCAAAAGCGCGAGCGCTTCATTCCTGCTGCCAACGATCAGCAGCTCGAGATCGCGCTGCATGACGATCGCCAGCCGGCTGCTCCGGTTGCCACCACGACCATCACCTACACACGCCGCCAGAAGAAAACTTCCCCGGTCAAACTCCCCAGCCGCAATCCTTTGCCCGCTCATCTCCGCCGCGAAGAAATCGTCATCGCCCCGCCGGAAGACACCCGCACGCTCAAAAAGATCGGCGAAGAGATCACCGAAGAGCTGGAGTATAAACCGGGCGAGCTTTACGTCAAGCGTTATATCCGCCCCAAATACGCCCGCCCCGAAGGTGACGGGATCGTCGTTGCCAAGCTGCCCAGCCGTCCGATTGAAAAAGGCATTGCCGGCCCGGGGCTGTTGGCGCACATCCTCATCAACAAGTTCGTCGATCATCTGCCGCTCTATCGCCAGCGCCAGCAATTTCGCCGTCAGGGTGTTGAGATTTCCGGCGCCACCATGGATGGTTGGGTTGCGGGCAGTTGCCAATGGTTTGTGCCTTTGTATGACACTCAGCGCCGGCTGATCCAGCAGTCTTCTTATCTCATGGCGGATGAAACGCCGATTCCGGTTTTGGATCGCACCAAGGCCGGCAAAACACATTTGGGTTATCTCTGGGTTTATTACGATCCCCTCGCCAGGCTGGTGCTCTTTGATTATCGTCCCGGCCGCGATCGTGCCGGGCCCAATGAGCTGCTCAAAAATTTCCGCGGCTATCTTCAGATCGACGGTTATGACGGCTACAACGAT